caacattttcaccaaacatttgacctttgaacttagTTATAGTAGATAATAGTAGTAGAAATGATGACCTTTCATCTGCTATTAGTCCCATTAGCGTGTTCTTTGTCAGCAACCTCTCGAAGTTTGTGTTTTTTACAGACTTGCCAACTTTTGCGGCGTATGAGGCCGTATTTTCTGGCGATCACTGTTGCTGAAATCAGTTGAGATTGtgatgttttgtattgtttagatGACATATTTTCAACGTTGATAGTGCATAAATCTTAATTTCCTCCCGGATATTTGAACACGCTGTGCAATGAGTAGGCACGTTACAATCCCCGCACTGCGCGGCGGTGAAAATGTGCTAGTGTACGTGCGTGTCTGAATGGGAGAGCTTCTGGGGACTCCCCCCAAAATGCGGCTTTATCATGGGTTGCGTGTGGTTTCATACCTCGGATACTGGTTAAACATATTCATTACACTTCACCCTTCAATTTCGTATCCGATTTATACGGAGACTTGTATCGCGATTGCAAGCAGTGGACAAAGAAAGTGAAGCTAAAGTTCGACCCGTTCCAACTGAAGGATCGGAACCTTAGCCTGGGATGAAAGGTATGTAGGATGATTAATCATATATAAGTGCTCTTGTGAAATTTTATCGAAATCTGTTGAagctaaatattttttttcgaCCCGGAAATGATGCATGTCATGTCGTGTTTGCAACTTCGAAGctccgtctgtgtgtgtgcgtacccATGCATGCGATATGTGTGCACGTGTACTGCCGATGTTGCATGGCGATGTTGTGAACGATGTGAAGAGAATGTCATTTATTGTCCCATTTTCTTGTATGAAAATACGGATTGTGAatagaaaatgatgaaaaatatgcatTATTTAGATATCATTCTTAcattagatgaaaaaaaaagcagtcatTATAGCAACAATAAAGTGGATGTTTACGGATTTTATGGACATACTGGcgatgaaaatatgtgaatatcgagtgaatatacatgtagctattgCTGATCTAGACCAGACCTACGTGATGTAACTTCTTTTGTATGGGGTGGAATTACGATAAATTTCCAAAACAATATGGTCAGAAAGAAcctgttttcattattttcactcACAATTACCAGTAATTAATCACATACAATCATTGAAATATTGTCTTGAATTCAGCCCCCAAAAGGTGCacttggtttttttgtttgtttgtttatttgtttgttaacTTGTCAGCTTCTGCTGGTAGGCATTTGAATACTGAGAGATTAGGGGTAATGTATtgaatgtatttatttttcatcacgcgccagaaaaaaaaccaaaacacctGCTCCCCCCCAAAAAGGTTTGTTTTCTTGGTAAacacacccctcccctccccccccccccccatgaaaaatcctggctacgggcctgtagTGAAAACCAACATCAAAGTTCAAACCTACCATAACATTGTTTGtaattacattttgtttgtcaaTGAGGAAATATCTACATGTAGaaccctctattttttttttgttatagccaatatagggcctatattttTAAAGAGCCTgtattgaattgatttgaaactCCATAGCCTAGGGTCTATGGcaaaaatgtcgaggggggggggggggctgacattttacagtagttATATGATAGTTATATAATAGATATCTCTATTGAAAAGCTGCATGAGGAAGagattttgaaagttttgattttTACCATGATATACCAAAACTATTTTGTTCTAAATAGGCAATCATGTTGAGCCTACATATCATTATCAAGGGTGTCTataccattctttttttataaataaAGGAGCCACAGCCACAGATCCAtccttattttcatttcattcattcattcattcattattttttctccctTATTTCCAGATCATGGCACCACAAAAGAAAAGTCTATGTCacagtgtttgtttttaatctttttaaaattatctATATAGGAGCCACAGTTACAGAATATgcttcttattttcatttcatttcattcattcattcattcattttctagATGGCACCacgaaagaaaagacaaaaggtTGTCAATCCTTATGTCCAGCCTGGCATAGCACTATCCCATCTTGAAAGGAGTTTTTCAGTCATTCCGGATGCACAAGCTGATTTGAAAAATGGACATGTCTTGTACTTGTACAAAACTTCTGAAAAGAGTCGCACTGAAGCTGAGAGGAAGCTGAGGTTGCATTTTCCTTTGATAGAGTCAGACACTTCAACCATTAACTCAAAAGTGAAGATTCTTGTCAATAAGTCTTTACTCAAGTATAAGAAGCTGAGCAACGTGAAGGAGTTTGAGGCGTTTGCAAAGATTTGTGATGAAACTTTTCATCTTCCCAAGGGCAGTCATGACAGTCCAGCATCTCAGAAAGAAGATCCTGACTCGGGGAAACCCACTGAAATCCAAGTGCAAGACAGCAATGGTGGAGATCCATGCATTGGTGAAGCCAGTACTACATTTTTAATAGTGTAAGTCCCTCTCCTGTGACCACAATACCTACAACTGAAGCTCCTCAGGTACCAACACCATCAACATCTGCTGTGTCTACACAAAGTGCCAAGGAAGTCTTCACGCCCAGGAAAAAGTTACTGAAGAGAAGATTAGACTTTTTGTCCACGTCAAATGCTGCCCTTACGCAAAAGTACAAGTCCAGAATTAATGAACTTCGAACACAATTGAAAACTCCCAATCGTGTCGTAAATCAGGCTCTGAAGAGAAAGGATCATAGCATTGGATTAAAGAACAGGAGGATTCAAGAACTGGGAGCCAGATTAAGTGGAAATGCACTGGCAAGAGAGCTTGCAGAAGAAAAGGCCAAGTACTTTAAACTCAAAAAAGAACACCAACTGTTGCTGAAGCGTCGGTCAgccaagaaaggaaaaaagcgAACTGTTCCATTGCAGCAGtacaaaaaaattcaaaataaactgAGAGACAAGGAAGAGCAGTTGAAGGGCTTAGAATATGACAATCTCATTCTCAGAGAAGAAATTGAAGATTTAAAGGCTGCCAGTACCATCCAGACCAAAGAGGACCACAAGACCTACTCAGCATCAACAAGAATGACTGTTTTTGACTGTATAGTAAATAAAACACCAACTGCAAATATTCCAGTCCTCATTTACCAGATGCATAAGCGACATGGTCTCCATGTAGAGAGTGTTCCGCAACGAAGTGCAGTGGAGATCACGGCCCGAGAGTTGGGAGCCATAGCTGAGCTTCAGACAGCCGAGATGCTATTATCAACCACAGATGTCACTTTGGGTTTTGACGCTACTACTCAAGAAGAGACCCATGTCAACAGTATCCACTTCACCTCAAAAGATGAATGCCTTGCTGCAGCGTGTGACGAGTTAGCTGGCGGAACTGCAGAGGATTACGCAGAGCACATCTGTGGTACTGTTGACAATCTGAGTGAAACCTACACTTACTTCCATGAGGGAACCGACTACCAAGATACCCGAAAGAAAATTATCAACAACATTTCCAATACCTTAAGTGATAGATGTGCTGCAAACCATGCAGCGATAAGGATCGTAAACAGCGAGTGGGGGAAATCCTTGAATGAGCTTAACTGCCATTTACACCCCTTGGACTCCATAGCATCTTCTGTACGGTCAGCTCTTAAGAAGCATGAAGAGGCGAAAGGAAGAGTGTATGGGAAAGACTGCATTGCTGGCTATTGTATTGCAGATGAACAAACTGAGGTTCAAAAATGGGAAAGGTGACCCGAAAAGGTTTGTTGCCTTCTTGGATGAGAGAGGTATTCCTAGAGGTGTTCTGCCACGCTATCGAGGGAACAGGTTACATGTTCTTTTCCACATCAGTGGGAAACTAATCGAACACTATGACAGTTTTCTAGTGTTTCTGAAGAAGGGGGTTTCTTGTGGCGGCTTGAGAAGTGCCATCCTCAATGATTTCTCCCAGCAAACAGCAAGAGTAGAGCTTCAGATCTTGGGGTTACTGGGAAAGCTGTTGTCTGGACCATGGATGAAGAAATTTTATACTCCAAGCCAGACACAGCTTAACCATGTCGATGGCATCAACGTGGTTAAAGGAGTCATCATTGCCCTCAAGAACGCCGCAGGGAATCCCGGGAAACTAATCAAGACCACAAAGGATTTCTTTGGTGAAGAGATGGGTGCGGCTGCAAACAGAAGTCTCTACAGCATCCTGACAGCAGCTAGCAGTGAAGACTTTCGTTTCATCAATCCATTCAACGGTGACTCTGTTTATCTGTTCTGCGACGTTCCTCACTTGTTGAAAACTACTCGaaacaactttgaaaattcagGTTTCAATCGAAACACCAGAAATATGAAGGTAAGAACCCCTGCCTGAATTTACAGGTATGCTTTGCCCATGCtgtaaattaaattaaaaatcattgTCTATTGTCTGAAAAATTTCTATGCAAAATGCCCTGAAACATATACCTAAAGCTCATTTTTAACTatgaatcagggaggtgttagaAAAATCACCTTCCTCGGAGAATGGAACAtgcaaatcatgaggaaaaagTTTTTCTTAAAATCATGTCCATGTGCTGTTTGTTAGAAAGAATGGCAATAGTTACTGTTTATAAAGTAAATTAAGATTTGATGTCTGAGCTAATATCAGCAAAAGATTATAGTCTATACCTCCCTTATTTTGTAAACCCTTAAGAAGCACACCTCCCTAACATTAGCATTTATAAGTCAATATTGTGGTATTATCATTGTTGGACTTGAAAGTACACACTTCTCTACTCATATCTCACTTCATATCTGCTGTTAGAACATGGTTACATCAGTGACATACATACCTGTATATTGCCCAGAGACTAGGGGAGGTGTGAGAGAGACCAGTCATTCAGTGTTTTCAGTTTTATGTTTAAACAGGGTGGTGTGAGAGAGActcacacctccctggttaaaaCATGTATCTTCTGTTTATCcatttatcatatatattttgttctatATTATTTTTTACCTTAATGGATGTTTACGACTGGGATCTTGGAAAGCCCTGGAGTCTGCGGCTTCTGCATCGTGTGACAGAGGAACATGTTCGCCTCACGCCAGCACATCGCATGAAAGTCAAACTTGCAGCCCAGGTACTTGAATgcgatatatatataacacaactTCATGTGTATACAAGCAGGGAGGTGTGAGAAAAATCACACCTCCCTGCTAAAAGCAGATAGGAATATCAGATGCAAAGGAACAAATTTCTtgaattttcaacaaaatttatgagattttatttgtttaatatTGAAGTCTTTTATTCAGTTGTTTAAAGATAAAAGAAAGGGCAGCAAGGTGTTCTCATACTTCTCTGGTACAGGAATCCTTACAGAAAATgtatataacattattttgaCTTTCACTGTATGATTAATCTATTCTCTCTCCtgcttttcttattttcttattGCATCAGATCCTTAGTTCTTCCATGGCAAATGCTTTACATGTCCAAGGAAAGCCCCAGACAGACAGCACCAGACTCTTTCTCGAGTATCTGGACACCTTCTTCAACTGTTTGAACGTGCAACAGAAGGATGCTGGTGCGAGGAAGAGGAAGCCGGCACTCTATCCCTACAGAGAAGTTGATGACTGGCGATTCACAGTATGTACATTTTTGTACTTCTGTTGAATtacaattttttctttcatattcaatTTGCTTATTATACATGGTCTTCTGATGTCAGCCTTGCACCGAGtattcagaaaatgaaatttcacccaATAGACTTGAAAAAGATTTATCTACATATATCCAGACatatatttgtgaaattatctaaattttgaatgttttttccGTATTTATAATCAAGTAAACCCAATCTCTTGAAGTCTAAAATGGCCTAATAGAAAGTAATGTACACtttagaaattttgaagtttgaagGTGGGCACTGCTGTCTtatattttttcttgtaattATTTCAATTTCTGTTGAAAATTCTTTATGTAATTCAAACTTCaatgtttcacttttctagGAGTTGTTCATCATTTGAGTATTGATATTACATTCATGTATGAACAAGACAGGTTTAGAACTCAGAGTGGAATTTAGTGTCAAGAACAATTTTAATACAAAAATGTATTCGAGTACCCAAATCCAGATAGTAGAGCGGCTAAGACCCAAAATGCACCCAAATCGTTCACTTTTTGAAGAAAGCGTGAAACTTTGCGCATCATATCTATGATACTTAGGGATCATTTTAAAAATGGATCCAAAAATATAGCGCCCTCTGGCGGCCGCCAtcttgaattccaatatggccgccaaaatTTTAACACCCGTGTACAAAATAGCTTATAACTTTCTTGCAGAACATGTTTTTAACATGTATGAGGtatgaatttaaagaaaattaaattctTAGCATAATGGAACCAATTTAGATTTTGTTAAAAATTTACATTTCTTTGATAATGGGAGGAAAATCtattcattttacattttttctgaAAACTGCAGATTTACCATGAGATGCAAAATTCTGTAAAATGATCATTATTCAACTAAATGTCatcaaagaaattaaaaaaaatatcttgaagTATGCTGAATAGATTGTGAAAAGTTAGtgattattacattttttacCAAAAAGTTATGACCCTTGAAAGAGAGTAATAACAATTTCTTCAGAATCACAAAAGTGAATAAGACATGCACCCTCTGTTGTGGAGACATGGGCAGCTGCTTCATTCTTGTTGGTCAAAAGTTTCGTTCATCTATTGACATCTCTTGGCAGTCTACTCAGGTAAGTCTCTGCTAAGTTTAGCATTAACTCATGTAGAAAATGGTATTTTAATGCTGTAGTTGAtatgaaaaaatatttgcaatagtTTCCATGTTGAATAGTTGTATTGTTCACCAGTCCCATCCAGTCAAAATTGTGTCGGGTGACGGTAGTGGTGTTTGCACATAgatttatatacaaatatagATCTATGATCATTCAGAAGAGTTTTTAACAGTCAAATGAAGTTGTATGCATGCAGTCTCCAGTGgtaattttgaagagaattaaaaTGCTGAGTCATCATAGATTTTTGTGATCTTTCAATTAGATCTAGGCCCTAGCCTAGGTAGTCTAACCTAGCCTCGGGTTCGTGATCTAACATAGGGCCGAAGCCAGGATAGGGTCCGGGCATAATATGGTATCAcagattttactgaaattgtgtGAATTCAATAAAGGATTCACTAGAATACAACTATTATTGTTTCCTTTATAGAACAAACTTGCTATGTGGTGTAATCAAAAGCATGTAGATCTAAACTTAGTCTAAACCTACATCAGGACCATAATGTAGACCTGGACTGAAAAAGCAATGGAGTTAATTCATAAAAGATAATTTAAGATCAATGCACAGTGTATTTGAATGTCATTCTTTTGGtttataaatataaaaaaaaagtagaaaatgaaCCTACTCTATTCCATTCAGGACAGGAATGGTGTTGCAGCAAAGGCAATTGCTATTCCTTCCTCAAGTTGGCAACACTAGAAATTTCAATTCTCTTTCTAGAATACAGTGTAGACTATACCTAGTTCTTGAGTGTCCGGACAGGTTGGGTATCCGAACAGACAATTTTAGTATTTTAATTTCAACAAGATGGcattgattattttatgaatttgttGAGAATTATTGCTAGTATTATTCAAAATGAGATATACTCATGATATTTTCTATTATCGGACGCATCATTTTggcaaaattgaaaataaacactagacaatttatttttgttaagCCTCTGGACACCCAACCCCCATACTATTAATGCAATGATACCCAATTTGGTCTCCATTTCAGAAAAGCTTAAAAAGTttgtgaaattttttttttctctctttctgttcatCAGATAGTGAAGAAGACATACACCCTCTCTTCCGAAGACATGCACCCTCTCTTCCGAAGACATGCACTCTCTCTTCCGAAGACATGGACTTCTGGTTGGACAAAATTAGGTAAGTTTAGCATTCATTCATCATAATGGTATCTTAAAGAAGATGCATAAGAGAAACTGAGAACAGTTggatatgatatattttcttgaaatggggggggggggggggggaagggggttgATGAATCTAATATTGCATTCCATaaagatatttttgtattcttcatAGTAATTGTGACAGGGCTTGTGTGAAATACAGCCTGTCATGATACACCCCAAGATGGCCACCGTGTTtcacactatgattttattgattttgGCTAAAACCTTTATTGAGAagttttaacactttttttttttctatattcttACAAAGTCTTTCCCCATGATTATTGCTTATCACTTTATCACATTTCTTGAGCGTCCGGACAGGTTGGGTATCCGAGCAGACAATTTTAgaattttaatttcaaaaaGATGGCATTATTTTATGAATCTCTTGAGAATTATTGCTTATGTTATTCCAAaattatattcatgatattttctATCATCTGATGCATAAGTTTAgcaaaactgaaaataaaaaaatagacagTTTACTTTTGTTAAGCCTTTGAACGCCCAACCCAATCCTATTTTAATTTAAAATTTAATACAATATTATCTAATTTTGGTCTCCATTGTATGTAGAAAAGCAtgaaaaaaggttgaaaacatttttttcttttttttctctttctgttcatCAGATAGTGAAGAAGACATTCAAGCACCCTCTCTTCTGAAGACATGGACTTCTGGTTGGACAAAATTAGGTAAGTTTAGCATTCATTAATTATAATTGTATCTTTATAACGAAGATGCGTAAGAGAAACTGAAAACAGTGGGGTATGATATGTTTGCTGGAcatttaaaagattttttttaggggggagggGCTGATGAATCTAATATTGCATTCCATaaagatatttttgtattcttttttctgtattttgaaATACAGCCTGTCATGATACACCCCAAGATGGCCACCATGCTTTACACTATGATTATATCGCATTTGCAGGGCTGTCAACATTGCGTGAGACATTTGAAGATTCAGGCAATATTTTAGCTGCTAAGGTAGTACTAAAGCAAATAAATACAGAATAGAATAAATAGAATAAAGCCCAGAACTTTCCAACCAGCTGCATTAGCTGATACAAATGCCTTTATTCATTAGAAATAAGCCATCTAAAAAGCTGCAGCAGCTGAAATAAATGCCTTTGTTATTTA
The sequence above is a segment of the Diadema setosum chromosome 12, eeDiaSeto1, whole genome shotgun sequence genome. Coding sequences within it:
- the LOC140235822 gene encoding LOW QUALITY PROTEIN: uncharacterized protein (The sequence of the model RefSeq protein was modified relative to this genomic sequence to represent the inferred CDS: inserted 3 bases in 2 codons), which produces MAPRKKRQKVVNPYVQPGIALSHLERSFSVIPDAQADLKNGHVLYLYKTSEKSRTEAERKLRLHFPLIESDTSTINSKVKILVNKSLLKYKKLSNVKEFEAFAKICDETFHLPKGSHDSPASQKEDPDSGKPTEIQVQDSNGGDPCIGEASTTXFNSVSPSPVTTIPTTEAPQVPTPSTSAVSTQSAKEVFTPRKKLLKRRLDFLSTSNAALTQKYKSRINELRTQLKTPNRVVNQALKRKDHSIGLKNRRIQELGARLSGNALARELAEEKAKYFKLKKEHQLLLKRRSAKKGKKRTVPLQQYKKIQNKLRDKEEQLKGLEYDNLILREEIEDLKAASTIQTKEDHKTYSASTRMTVFDCIVNKTPTANIPVLIYQMHKRHGLHVESVPQRSAVEITARELGAIAELQTAEMLLSTTDVTLGFDATTQEETHVNSIHFTSKDECLAAACDELAGGTAEDYAEHICGTVDNLSETYTYFHEGTDYQDTRKKIINNISNTLSDRCAANHAAIRIVNSEWGKSLNELNCHLHPLDSIASSVRSALKKHEEAKGRVYGKDCIAGXIVLQMNKLRFKNGKGDPKRFVAFLDERGIPRGVLPRYRGNRLHVLFHISGKLIEHYDSFLVFLKKGVSCGGLRSAILNDFSQQTARVELQILGLLGKLLSGPWMKKFYTPSQTQLNHVDGINVVKGVIIALKNAAGNPGKLIKTTKDFFGEEMGAAANRSLYSILTAASSEDFRFINPFNGDSVYLFCDVPHLLKTTRNNFENSGFNRNTRNMKILSSSMANALHVQGKPQTDSTRLFLEYLDTFFNCLNVQQKDAGARKRKPALYPYREVDDWRFTSTQIVKKTYTLSSEDMHPLFRRHALSLPKTWTSGWTKLDSEEDIQAPSLLKTWTSGWTKLERLVELSPDNTEITVNSTRLKERLLLHCPYLKAVRQGRDVLLTYDTAIGDAIQMTCFDDDDSEALQLAKAASIIRKQLFSHGRKFNGSLINDSAENTVPTRLLALVNMILDGPSIKSQTRKDGSSTRAAQTISELIIFNSIQGNRVTKDAVRHNADREVPVPTYIGLNVHAQTRNRELIDSLHKHGLSISYGRVLKISSSIANGIINCFEEDGVVCPPQLKKDLFTTGQVDNIDHNPSATTAVGSFHGTAHSLCQHPTENNQGTDADPIGLVDMETDKRIHPLPLAYTNILPAPSMPKEYKAPVTYGPMRPDRDKFDEDRSMRKNGLKSSYL